The proteins below are encoded in one region of Segatella copri:
- a CDS encoding SpvB/TcaC N-terminal domain-containing protein: MKNYIQKVAWALVLLLAATLSLSAKDGTAVRKLFKKGVSDSISVGGSKLVVLQKDLIRNRSLSVNSIGEENVPELDFAMTNVTAGGHGYRFLPHGTHFTGEGATVKIKYDRTRIPSGYTEDDIRTYYYDPAEKHWVALERVRVDKKEECVVSKTTHFTDMINGVIQAPESPQTEGFAPTMMNDIKAADPTAKLNVIAPPSANNRGSANLQYPFEMPPARNGMQPSLGLQYSSEGGSGWLGEGWNVSVPSITLDTRWGVPRYDMSKETETYLLSGSMLSTMDDNGQMGVAHRGEKMNRKADRQFYTRQGGDFSRIIRKGDSPANYYWEVTDKQGVKYIYGGDGAVVKGNVTDASGNTREVIAEWKLKRVEELHGDYIEYVYDIVDEDVRGGLKAKAAYLKEVHAGNAGQEPHTVVLFDGNKVKQVKTNNARYGFLASSNKLLEKVTVNFQGETLRSYAFDYKEGAFHKEMLTGVRQYDNNGKEVSFQNFDYYDDVQADKGYVPFKDDSEKWNTHDDGLDAGFINPLKAVSKRFSDKPTALGGTTSSSVSGSFYAGVGVVDGSPWKSNTVGGSYSYSSDTSKGLSALVDLNGDGLPDKVYKSGGSVYYRPQIKTDNGEVVYGEPIKVKGISNFSTTKSSTNTFGANAVVGWDVLTAVVGTDKSTTKTKTTQYFSDINGDGLVDLVSNGKVYFNHLEFDGSGNAVPTFTLSSADTPSPIIYGGKVDTSVMEVSKDEQAEAIKNSPMEDIVRVWQAPKDGTVSVTGQVSLIAPTDDYDADEYQKADGVRIAIQKGGNELWNKTIAKGDNSPYSAAVSSVAVKRGDRIYFRVQSGSEETSNGSFDKVNWSPTITYAGESNILPNGLSSTEYKPEDGAIYDVNTSANVENGSSVEVRSAFHKPVTTDDVVLSIIGSNEKKDSDGNDNPNYIEKTVFARTLKANETFNGDSLNISLENTEKLTNFSFEISSTSNVDWKNIGWQASVTYKDSANVEHTMAVPAHYKTFAKALAEGKPYLTTATDTVLVVSPVLTLSDNSINGQVTLTAKTEDALIGKKSFNIENGILKADTLRFAATVGKKIWFEYSYPAAISNETVTSASVSILKDAAGLVTENVLAGFYAENDNLGFGMLYRGWGGFVYNSAEGRYAKPIDESLLKLPENENDKVDPLTMAFTPLGTDQTSMDKWVGQRQDIYLTATEASTARLTEQDVLLSNPLENDTEVAGLAGEYLQGTGAAAVSQVMSSKSTVVQGGALGITHNDASGSAKTEVTMMDMNGDGFPDIIAGGTIQYTNSLGGLSGEIYKGIGSSNSDNASQAWGYGGNPVASASSITNLISKGKATILNQQTAWLAQFSISGSAPKNTDEAVESFIDINGDGLPDKILSDKKVKLNLGYAFTEPVDWVLDRIQGGKSLSYNFGAGAGEDFGWGTTQNKSTKQSINKASGSFSAGFGIVTSESEEEYNLIDINSDGLPDKVWKNGDGITVALNTGNGFDEPISWKGASALSESASTSESANAAFTLTINIPVISIKISTNPGASTSHSINRPTYSLQDVDGDGYLDIVESEKESELKVTRSAIGRTNMLKSVTNSLGGTFTLDYAHTTPTYGLPGGKWVMSALTVDDGIHDDGPVMTTAFEYKDGKRDRHEREFLGFGEVITKNLDTEKGNSVYRQAVENYDVANYYTQGNVTATSVEDANGNKYTETKNRYDSYYLTADGDKYMFAKRDVNLWSDRASAFVPLRYTANLQYEGAANGVVTSEAWNEYYLNGYHGELKSYKYSDKGSLGEDGNGKFDYATAIKYTDNAAKHIFGLPIDVTVTGGDGSIYHHVTAKYNTNYANHITQITQQLNDGAAVTDYKYDSYGNIIQKTLPANGKGQRMWYKYRYEPEMNMYVERIDDAWGYRSEQGNFDYRYGIAKEHRDLNNFYYETDVDDLGRITGVRGPNELATGVPYAIAFEYQPLATFGESGITAPAYAVTKHYDIQHPNDDLETVTFVDGFGRAVQVKKDGVVTSASKGNSAKDENVMIVSGRNMYDAFGRVAKAFYPTTEGTGSKSTFNKSFDNVSPTVTVYDVLDRATSVTLPDNSTTTTAYTVDNGSHALVTTVTDALHNVQATHTNGSGKTLKTIQKSGPDGEITTSFEYDGIQRLVRVTDTEGNVTTSTYDMGDRRTEVNHPASGITSFTYDALGNVLTKQTANLAKEGKFITYDYDYQRLTGINYPDHPENNVKYYYGGRNASQNRIGRLMLREDGTGAIEYFYGKMGEVTKTRRTLIVPNQAIATYVTQWTYDSHNRLLEMIYPDEEKITYSYNLGGQLEKVHGYKSYGYDYVSKIGYDKFEQRTYLKYCNGAETFYTYDPQRRRLQNLTVNSGGNTIMDNAYTYDAVSNVLSVINGASVPQSGKAGGQMAHTYTYDALYRLVSATGTYTGADNKTANYTLAMGYDNMHRITSKRQILTQNNVQFDGTLNAGYDLTYTYGTDTGKKFQLANVKDVNYRTEETPSESENVNNNHAYEYDANGNLVYVNTSRTKKDGMADEKTAERKLKWDEENRLLASDDNGFVTNYWYDADGERTVKTSGESDQVYVNSEFAGGRTNTAKFSLYVSPYLVANQGGRYTKHIYIGSQRVVSKIGDFDSYGSDPRRIQYAGSETDGLSVDYKAKYTEQLQVIKDNYATFAVPYNGEDNNDYVDGKGFCCNDGSLEAAQSRVMARAMKNNFQEGDSYEKMQFYYHPDHLGSSSYITNLDGEVVQHIEYVPFGEVFIEERNNIWNTPYLFNAKEFDEETGLYYYGARYYDPRLSLWISTDALKEKTPNVSPYIYTDNNPIIYIDPDGNFRWKALAEASRKWYNLWHKNKASEVIENRDTKNPILRYSYQVCSYENGEFVVTLHYKVGKEFVNAAQNVGDAAAIAGYALTLSVAGAEVGVPLAGIGNTISGAAGITGMLIDAVNDDWADVLKSGLFVLIDKATGKLFHKYLPSHDKKIGEEGFDLGTEILDQSRQLKISGAEKITDKVIEEKDSENNNNTKDNNTKDNK, encoded by the coding sequence ATGAAGAATTATATACAGAAGGTGGCGTGGGCATTGGTTTTACTGCTTGCCGCCACACTGTCCCTTTCGGCAAAGGACGGGACAGCCGTGAGAAAACTCTTCAAGAAGGGTGTCTCTGACAGTATCTCCGTAGGAGGTAGCAAACTGGTCGTTCTTCAGAAAGACCTCATTCGGAACAGAAGCCTTTCCGTGAACTCTATCGGAGAGGAGAATGTTCCTGAGCTTGACTTTGCCATGACCAACGTCACGGCAGGAGGACATGGCTACCGTTTTCTCCCTCACGGAACCCATTTCACAGGCGAGGGTGCGACAGTCAAGATAAAGTATGACCGCACGAGAATACCAAGCGGCTATACCGAGGACGACATCCGTACCTATTACTACGACCCGGCCGAGAAGCATTGGGTTGCGTTGGAACGTGTGCGTGTGGACAAGAAGGAAGAGTGTGTCGTTTCAAAGACGACCCACTTCACCGACATGATTAACGGTGTGATACAGGCCCCGGAGTCACCGCAGACCGAAGGCTTTGCCCCGACGATGATGAACGACATCAAGGCGGCTGACCCGACGGCGAAGCTCAATGTCATTGCGCCTCCAAGCGCAAACAACCGTGGCTCTGCCAACCTGCAGTATCCGTTCGAGATGCCGCCAGCACGAAACGGTATGCAGCCAAGCCTTGGCTTGCAGTACAGCAGCGAGGGCGGTAGCGGTTGGCTTGGCGAGGGTTGGAACGTCAGCGTGCCAAGCATTACGCTTGACACCCGGTGGGGCGTGCCTCGTTATGACATGTCAAAAGAGACGGAGACTTATCTCTTGTCCGGTTCAATGCTCTCCACTATGGATGACAACGGACAGATGGGAGTTGCACACCGTGGCGAGAAGATGAACAGAAAGGCTGACCGCCAGTTCTACACCCGCCAAGGCGGTGATTTCAGCCGTATCATCCGCAAGGGTGACAGTCCTGCCAACTATTATTGGGAGGTTACAGACAAGCAGGGTGTCAAGTACATCTATGGTGGTGACGGAGCTGTTGTAAAGGGCAATGTCACCGATGCTTCGGGCAATACCCGTGAGGTGATTGCCGAATGGAAGCTGAAACGTGTCGAGGAACTCCACGGTGACTATATAGAATATGTGTATGACATCGTGGATGAGGATGTGCGTGGCGGCTTGAAGGCCAAGGCTGCATATCTGAAGGAGGTTCACGCAGGTAATGCAGGACAGGAACCGCACACCGTTGTACTCTTTGATGGCAACAAGGTAAAGCAGGTAAAGACCAACAATGCCCGCTATGGATTCCTCGCCTCCTCCAACAAGCTGTTGGAGAAAGTGACTGTGAATTTCCAGGGCGAGACCCTGCGCAGCTATGCCTTCGACTATAAGGAAGGGGCTTTCCACAAGGAAATGCTCACTGGTGTCAGACAGTATGACAACAACGGCAAGGAGGTCTCCTTCCAAAACTTCGACTACTATGATGACGTACAGGCAGACAAGGGCTATGTTCCTTTCAAGGATGATTCCGAAAAATGGAACACCCATGATGATGGACTTGACGCAGGGTTCATCAATCCGTTAAAGGCTGTCAGCAAGCGTTTCAGCGACAAGCCAACTGCACTTGGCGGAACGACAAGCTCTTCCGTGAGCGGTTCGTTCTATGCAGGTGTGGGTGTCGTGGACGGAAGTCCTTGGAAAAGCAATACCGTGGGTGGCTCTTACAGCTATTCAAGCGACACGAGCAAGGGACTTTCCGCACTCGTTGACTTGAACGGTGACGGACTTCCTGACAAGGTGTACAAGTCCGGTGGTTCTGTTTATTATCGTCCACAGATTAAGACAGACAACGGAGAAGTCGTATATGGTGAGCCTATCAAGGTAAAGGGCATCAGTAACTTCTCGACAACCAAAAGTTCTACCAACACTTTCGGTGCGAATGCCGTTGTCGGTTGGGATGTCCTGACTGCCGTTGTCGGAACGGACAAGTCAACCACTAAGACAAAGACCACTCAGTATTTCAGCGACATCAATGGTGACGGACTTGTTGACCTCGTTTCCAATGGCAAGGTCTATTTCAACCACTTGGAGTTTGACGGATCTGGCAATGCCGTGCCTACATTTACATTGAGCAGTGCCGACACGCCAAGCCCAATCATCTATGGTGGCAAGGTTGACACTTCCGTCATGGAGGTCAGTAAGGATGAGCAGGCGGAAGCCATCAAGAACTCACCGATGGAGGACATAGTGCGTGTTTGGCAGGCTCCAAAGGACGGAACTGTCAGCGTAACTGGTCAAGTTAGCCTCATTGCACCAACAGATGACTATGATGCTGACGAGTATCAGAAGGCAGACGGCGTAAGAATTGCCATCCAAAAGGGAGGCAATGAACTTTGGAACAAGACGATAGCCAAGGGTGACAACAGTCCATACAGCGCAGCCGTATCATCTGTTGCCGTCAAGCGTGGTGACAGAATCTATTTCCGTGTCCAGTCTGGCTCTGAGGAAACAAGCAACGGCTCATTTGATAAGGTGAATTGGTCACCTACCATTACTTACGCTGGCGAGTCAAATATCTTGCCTAACGGGCTTTCTTCAACAGAGTACAAGCCTGAGGATGGTGCCATCTATGATGTGAACACCTCCGCTAATGTGGAGAATGGTTCAAGCGTGGAAGTTCGCAGTGCCTTCCACAAGCCTGTAACAACCGACGATGTTGTTCTCAGCATCATCGGCAGCAATGAAAAGAAAGATAGTGACGGGAACGACAACCCGAACTATATCGAGAAGACTGTCTTTGCTCGTACACTGAAGGCTAATGAGACTTTCAATGGCGATTCACTCAACATCAGTCTGGAGAATACAGAAAAACTGACCAATTTCAGCTTTGAGATTTCATCCACCTCAAATGTTGATTGGAAGAATATAGGTTGGCAAGCGTCCGTAACTTACAAGGATTCTGCCAATGTTGAGCATACCATGGCAGTTCCTGCACATTACAAGACTTTCGCAAAAGCCTTGGCAGAGGGCAAGCCATACTTGACCACTGCGACTGATACCGTTCTGGTTGTGTCGCCAGTGCTTACCCTTTCTGACAATTCCATCAATGGCCAGGTTACTTTGACCGCCAAGACAGAGGATGCACTCATCGGCAAGAAGTCTTTCAATATCGAGAATGGCATCTTGAAAGCCGATACTCTGCGATTTGCAGCGACCGTAGGAAAGAAGATATGGTTTGAATACAGCTATCCGGCAGCAATCTCTAATGAAACTGTTACTTCAGCCTCTGTTTCCATTCTGAAAGATGCGGCAGGTCTCGTAACAGAGAATGTGCTTGCAGGATTCTATGCAGAGAATGACAATCTTGGCTTCGGTATGCTTTACCGTGGCTGGGGAGGTTTTGTCTATAACTCGGCAGAGGGCAGATATGCAAAGCCTATTGACGAGTCCTTGCTGAAATTGCCTGAAAACGAGAACGACAAGGTTGACCCTCTCACGATGGCATTCACTCCATTGGGTACAGACCAGACTTCTATGGACAAGTGGGTCGGTCAGCGACAGGACATCTATCTTACTGCAACCGAGGCAAGCACAGCACGACTGACCGAGCAGGATGTTCTTCTCTCCAATCCGTTGGAGAACGATACCGAGGTAGCAGGACTTGCAGGTGAATATTTGCAGGGTACTGGTGCTGCGGCAGTAAGCCAAGTGATGTCCAGCAAGAGCACGGTAGTGCAAGGCGGTGCGCTTGGTATCACACACAACGATGCGAGCGGTAGTGCCAAGACAGAGGTCACCATGATGGACATGAATGGTGATGGTTTCCCGGACATCATCGCTGGTGGTACGATTCAATACACCAACTCTCTTGGTGGACTGAGCGGCGAAATCTATAAGGGCATCGGCTCCAGCAACTCCGACAACGCTTCACAGGCATGGGGATATGGCGGTAACCCTGTGGCTTCAGCGTCAAGCATCACAAATCTAATCTCCAAGGGCAAAGCAACCATACTGAACCAGCAGACTGCATGGCTGGCTCAATTCTCCATTTCTGGCAGTGCGCCAAAGAATACGGATGAGGCAGTTGAATCTTTCATTGACATCAATGGCGATGGACTTCCCGACAAGATTCTTTCAGACAAGAAAGTAAAACTGAACCTTGGCTATGCCTTCACTGAGCCTGTTGACTGGGTGCTGGACCGCATCCAAGGCGGTAAGTCTCTTTCCTATAATTTTGGTGCAGGTGCAGGGGAAGATTTTGGTTGGGGAACTACCCAAAATAAGAGCACAAAGCAGTCGATAAACAAGGCCTCCGGCAGTTTCTCAGCAGGCTTTGGCATCGTAACCTCTGAAAGTGAGGAGGAATACAATCTTATCGACATCAACTCTGACGGTCTCCCAGATAAGGTCTGGAAGAATGGTGACGGTATCACTGTTGCCCTTAATACAGGCAATGGCTTTGACGAGCCTATCAGTTGGAAGGGTGCAAGTGCGCTTAGTGAATCAGCCTCTACATCAGAGTCTGCAAATGCAGCGTTCACTTTGACCATCAACATTCCTGTCATAAGCATCAAGATTTCAACCAACCCTGGTGCTTCCACCTCACATAGCATCAACCGCCCTACATATTCTTTGCAGGATGTGGACGGTGACGGCTATCTTGACATCGTTGAGTCTGAGAAGGAAAGCGAGTTAAAGGTTACACGCTCTGCCATTGGCAGGACAAACATGTTAAAGTCTGTCACCAACTCCTTGGGCGGCACTTTCACACTCGACTATGCGCATACCACTCCTACCTACGGACTTCCTGGTGGCAAGTGGGTAATGTCTGCCCTTACCGTTGATGATGGTATCCATGACGATGGACCTGTAATGACTACCGCCTTTGAGTACAAGGACGGCAAGCGTGACCGCCATGAACGTGAGTTCCTCGGTTTCGGTGAGGTCATCACCAAAAACCTTGACACGGAGAAAGGCAATTCTGTTTACAGACAGGCTGTTGAGAACTACGATGTTGCCAACTACTACACGCAGGGCAATGTTACTGCTACTTCCGTGGAGGATGCCAACGGCAACAAATACACGGAGACAAAGAATCGCTACGACAGTTACTATCTGACTGCCGACGGTGACAAGTACATGTTCGCAAAGCGTGACGTGAATCTTTGGAGTGACCGTGCATCTGCATTCGTACCTCTCCGCTATACGGCAAATTTGCAGTATGAGGGAGCGGCAAACGGTGTGGTTACATCTGAGGCATGGAACGAGTACTACCTCAATGGCTATCATGGTGAGTTGAAGTCCTACAAGTACAGCGACAAGGGAAGCCTTGGCGAGGACGGAAACGGAAAGTTTGACTATGCAACCGCCATTAAATACACGGACAATGCAGCGAAGCATATCTTCGGACTTCCAATAGATGTTACGGTGACTGGCGGTGACGGCTCGATTTACCACCATGTGACGGCAAAGTACAACACCAACTATGCCAACCACATCACCCAGATTACGCAACAGTTGAATGACGGTGCGGCAGTTACTGATTACAAGTACGACTCTTACGGCAACATCATCCAGAAGACCCTCCCTGCCAACGGCAAGGGACAGCGCATGTGGTACAAGTACCGCTATGAGCCGGAAATGAACATGTATGTGGAGCGTATTGACGATGCGTGGGGCTACCGCAGCGAGCAAGGCAATTTTGACTATCGCTATGGTATAGCCAAGGAGCATCGTGACCTCAACAACTTCTACTATGAGACTGATGTTGACGACCTCGGTCGCATTACTGGCGTGCGTGGTCCAAATGAGTTGGCTACGGGCGTGCCTTATGCCATCGCCTTTGAATATCAGCCTTTGGCTACCTTTGGTGAGAGTGGCATTACCGCTCCTGCATACGCAGTGACCAAGCACTACGACATCCAGCACCCTAACGATGATTTGGAGACCGTTACATTCGTTGACGGTTTCGGAAGAGCCGTGCAGGTGAAGAAGGACGGTGTTGTGACAAGTGCATCCAAGGGAAACTCTGCCAAGGATGAGAACGTGATGATAGTCAGCGGAAGAAACATGTATGATGCTTTCGGACGTGTGGCAAAGGCCTTCTATCCTACAACGGAAGGAACTGGATCGAAGTCCACATTCAACAAGTCATTTGACAATGTATCTCCAACGGTTACTGTTTATGACGTGCTCGACCGTGCTACCTCAGTGACATTGCCGGACAACTCTACGACAACTACGGCCTATACTGTTGACAACGGCAGCCATGCACTTGTTACAACCGTAACAGACGCACTCCATAATGTGCAGGCTACCCATACCAATGGCAGTGGCAAGACCTTGAAGACCATCCAGAAGAGCGGTCCTGACGGTGAGATTACCACCTCGTTTGAGTATGACGGCATACAGCGCCTTGTCCGTGTCACCGACACGGAGGGCAATGTAACGACCTCTACTTACGACATGGGTGACCGCCGTACTGAGGTGAACCATCCTGCAAGCGGCATCACAAGTTTCACTTATGATGCGCTCGGCAATGTGCTGACCAAGCAGACTGCCAACCTTGCAAAGGAAGGCAAGTTCATCACCTACGATTACGACTATCAGCGTCTGACGGGTATCAACTATCCTGACCACCCGGAGAATAACGTGAAGTATTACTATGGTGGTCGCAACGCTTCTCAGAACCGTATTGGCAGATTGATGCTCCGTGAGGACGGAACGGGTGCCATTGAATACTTCTATGGCAAGATGGGTGAAGTAACAAAGACCCGCCGCACGCTGATTGTGCCTAACCAGGCGATAGCAACCTACGTGACGCAATGGACTTATGACAGCCACAACCGTCTGTTGGAGATGATCTATCCTGATGAGGAGAAGATTACCTATTCTTACAACCTCGGAGGTCAGCTTGAGAAGGTTCATGGCTACAAGTCATACGGCTACGATTATGTGAGCAAGATCGGCTATGACAAGTTTGAGCAGCGCACATATTTGAAGTATTGCAACGGTGCGGAGACTTTCTACACCTATGATCCTCAGCGTCGCAGATTGCAGAACCTCACCGTGAACAGTGGTGGCAATACCATCATGGACAATGCCTACACTTACGATGCGGTGAGCAATGTGCTCAGCGTGATAAATGGTGCATCAGTGCCACAGAGTGGCAAGGCTGGCGGGCAGATGGCGCATACCTATACATACGATGCCCTCTATCGTCTTGTCAGTGCAACTGGTACTTATACAGGTGCGGACAACAAGACTGCAAACTACACGCTTGCAATGGGCTATGATAACATGCACCGTATCACTTCGAAGCGTCAGATTCTCACGCAGAACAATGTGCAGTTTGATGGTACGCTCAACGCTGGTTATGACCTTACTTATACATACGGCACAGACACTGGTAAGAAATTCCAGCTTGCTAACGTGAAGGATGTGAACTACCGCACGGAGGAGACACCTTCAGAAAGCGAGAATGTGAACAACAATCATGCCTACGAGTATGATGCCAACGGCAACCTCGTTTATGTTAACACAAGCCGTACCAAGAAGGATGGCATGGCTGACGAGAAGACCGCAGAGCGTAAACTCAAATGGGATGAGGAGAACCGTCTTCTTGCTTCTGACGACAATGGATTTGTTACTAACTATTGGTATGACGCTGACGGCGAGCGCACGGTGAAGACTTCTGGCGAGAGTGACCAAGTTTATGTGAACTCAGAGTTTGCTGGAGGTCGCACGAACACCGCCAAGTTCTCACTCTATGTATCACCTTATCTCGTTGCCAACCAAGGCGGACGCTATACCAAGCACATCTATATCGGTAGTCAGCGAGTCGTTTCCAAGATTGGTGACTTCGACTCTTACGGTTCAGACCCACGCCGCATCCAGTATGCAGGTAGTGAGACTGATGGCCTTTCTGTTGATTATAAAGCTAAATATACCGAACAGTTGCAGGTTATCAAGGATAATTATGCAACCTTTGCTGTGCCGTACAATGGTGAGGACAACAACGACTATGTCGATGGCAAGGGCTTCTGCTGCAATGACGGCAGCTTGGAGGCAGCGCAGTCACGTGTAATGGCAAGAGCAATGAAGAACAACTTCCAAGAAGGCGACTCATACGAGAAGATGCAGTTCTACTACCACCCAGACCATTTGGGCAGCAGTAGTTACATCACCAACCTTGATGGCGAGGTGGTACAGCATATCGAGTATGTTCCTTTCGGTGAAGTGTTCATTGAGGAGCGCAACAACATCTGGAATACGCCTTATCTTTTCAATGCGAAGGAATTCGATGAAGAGACGGGGTTGTATTACTATGGAGCGAGGTATTATGACCCGAGGTTGAGTTTGTGGATTTCTACGGATGCATTAAAGGAAAAAACTCCAAATGTATCACCGTATATTTATACAGATAACAATCCCATCATATATATAGATCCTGATGGAAATTTCAGATGGAAAGCTTTAGCTGAAGCCTCGCGTAAATGGTACAATCTATGGCACAAGAACAAAGCTTCTGAAGTAATTGAGAACAGAGATACAAAGAATCCTATTCTTAGATATTCTTATCAGGTATGTTCTTATGAAAATGGTGAATTTGTTGTAACTCTTCATTACAAAGTCGGTAAAGAATTTGTCAATGCAGCCCAGAATGTCGGAGATGCTGCTGCTATAGCTGGCTATGCATTAACACTGTCTGTTGCTGGTGCTGAAGTTGGTGTACCTTTGGCTGGTATTGGAAACACAATTTCTGGTGCTGCAGGTATTACAGGAATGCTCATTGATGCAGTAAATGATGATTGGGCTGATGTGCTTAAGAGTGGTCTTTTTGTACTTATTGACAAAGCAACAGGAAAATTATTTCATAAATATTTGCCTAGTCATGACAAAAAAATCGGTGAAGAAGGTTTTGACTTAGGAACTGAAATATTAGATCAAAGTCGCCAACTTAAAATCTCTGGAGCTGAAAAAATCACCGATAAGGTAATAGAAGAAAAGGACTCAGAAAATAATAATAATACAAAAGATAATAATACAAAAGATAATAAATAA